In Synechococcus sp. CC9616, the following are encoded in one genomic region:
- a CDS encoding cation:proton antiporter — translation MAMEASLSDLTHHPLGVFALLVAISAAVPPLVRRVGLPDLVGLLLAGVLIGPHALQWVETDSETVRLLSDLGAVYLLFTMGLEIDLEEFNRVKRRSLIYGLLILVIGVATGVSIGWMQGFASVSCLLLGALMATHTPLGYPIVRSYGAQKDESVVVSVGSTIFTDIVALLLLAVGLGLGKGDLSGFGITWLLLKITLFAVVVVVGIRWLGKRLVMRGINDENRMVLAVLVALFLASLGAELAGVEKIVGAFLAGLAVNSVLPEGRVKEQVIFVGGVLFIPIFFIDLGLLLDVGSLVRSLSKFQFTALMLAGAIGGKGLASWISGALFGYRRPQILMMWSLTMPKVAATLATAFIGFQAGLLNQMVLNAVLAVMVVTATLGPILTERSVTRLTESQQGMVPVSFGEEQGQIDGISEVVQRPLRIVVPVANPGNEQGLLNIASRLVRGSAGGEGLLLPLAMVNPSLEEVRGGLNRAVASARSRLSQAEQIGHALQVPTRTLLRLDEDIAGGMSRTALEQAADLLLIGAGRPDQLRAWLLGDVVDGVCRTAHCPVVVVDLGRQRDTGLNRILVPIKDLSASAREQFELALRVLNSAPQDQRTRITLLHVHDPRFSGQDRQWMEDQLIRWRPAGIPAERFHMVIVRGPGIDGSIHRLSREHDLVILRTQRRRVAGLPIPGSDRTSKLISQLPCAAMVISDPLV, via the coding sequence ATGGCGATGGAGGCCTCTCTGAGCGATCTCACCCACCACCCGTTGGGGGTGTTCGCCCTTCTGGTGGCCATCAGTGCGGCGGTTCCGCCCCTGGTTCGGAGGGTGGGTCTGCCGGATCTGGTGGGCTTGCTGCTGGCGGGGGTGTTGATCGGCCCGCATGCGCTGCAGTGGGTTGAAACGGACAGCGAAACGGTGCGGCTGCTCTCCGATCTGGGGGCCGTTTATCTGCTGTTCACGATGGGGTTGGAGATCGACCTGGAGGAGTTCAACCGTGTTAAACGCCGCTCTCTGATCTATGGCCTGCTGATCCTGGTGATCGGTGTGGCAACCGGCGTCAGCATCGGCTGGATGCAGGGGTTTGCTTCGGTGTCCTGCCTGCTGCTGGGTGCCCTGATGGCCACGCACACGCCACTCGGCTATCCGATCGTGCGCAGCTACGGCGCCCAGAAGGATGAATCGGTGGTGGTGAGTGTGGGCAGCACGATCTTCACCGACATCGTCGCCCTGCTGCTGCTGGCGGTGGGTCTGGGCCTGGGCAAAGGCGATCTCAGTGGTTTTGGCATCACCTGGTTGCTGCTCAAGATCACCCTGTTCGCCGTGGTTGTGGTGGTGGGAATCCGCTGGCTGGGCAAGCGGCTGGTGATGCGCGGCATCAACGACGAGAACCGCATGGTGCTGGCGGTGCTGGTGGCCCTGTTTCTGGCGTCGTTGGGAGCGGAACTGGCGGGGGTGGAAAAGATCGTGGGCGCCTTCCTGGCGGGGCTGGCAGTGAATTCGGTGCTGCCGGAAGGGCGGGTGAAGGAGCAGGTGATCTTTGTGGGGGGTGTGTTGTTCATCCCGATCTTCTTCATTGATCTCGGCCTGCTGCTGGATGTGGGCAGCCTCGTCCGCAGCCTTTCGAAGTTTCAGTTCACCGCCTTGATGCTGGCGGGGGCGATCGGCGGCAAGGGTCTGGCGTCCTGGATCAGTGGAGCGTTGTTCGGCTACCGGCGGCCGCAGATCCTGATGATGTGGTCGCTCACGATGCCGAAGGTGGCCGCAACGCTGGCCACGGCCTTCATCGGCTTTCAGGCGGGGTTGCTCAACCAGATGGTGCTCAATGCCGTGCTGGCGGTGATGGTGGTGACGGCCACTCTGGGGCCGATCCTCACGGAACGCTCGGTCACCCGGCTTACGGAGTCGCAGCAGGGGATGGTGCCGGTGAGCTTCGGGGAGGAACAGGGACAGATCGATGGCATCAGCGAGGTGGTGCAGAGGCCGCTGCGCATCGTGGTGCCGGTTGCCAATCCAGGAAATGAACAGGGGTTGTTGAACATCGCCTCCCGTTTGGTTCGAGGATCAGCGGGGGGAGAAGGCCTGCTGCTGCCGCTGGCGATGGTGAACCCGAGCCTGGAGGAGGTGCGCGGCGGCCTGAATCGGGCGGTGGCTTCAGCCCGCAGCCGCCTCAGCCAGGCCGAGCAAATCGGCCATGCCCTGCAGGTGCCCACCCGCACGTTGTTGCGACTGGATGAGGACATCGCCGGTGGCATGAGCCGCACGGCACTGGAGCAGGCGGCGGACCTGCTGTTGATCGGCGCCGGGCGCCCCGATCAGCTGCGGGCCTGGCTGCTGGGAGATGTGGTGGATGGGGTCTGCCGCACCGCCCATTGCCCAGTGGTGGTGGTGGATCTCGGGCGTCAGCGCGACACGGGCCTGAACCGGATCCTGGTGCCGATCAAGGATCTCTCCGCCAGTGCGCGGGAGCAGTTTGAGCTGGCCTTGCGGGTGCTCAACAGTGCCCCGCAGGATCAACGCACCCGGATCACCCTGCTGCATGTGCATGATCCGCGGTTCAGCGGTCAGGACCGTCAGTGGATGGAAGATCAGCTGATCCGTTGGCGACCGGCGGGAATTCCAGCCGAGCGGTTTCACATGGTGATCGTGCGGGGGCCTGGGATCGATGGCTCGATCCACCGGCTCAGCCGGGAACATGATCTGGTGATCCTGCGCACGCAGCGCCGGCGGGTGGCGGGACTGCCGATTCCCGGCAGTGATCGCACCAGCAAATTGATCAGCCAGTTGCCTTGCGCGGCGATGGTGATCAGCGATCCGTTGGTTTAG
- a CDS encoding LCP family protein has protein sequence MASPSPGQPPRDRAVWIAALVGLAGGLMLSVPLTRSLQGDQTPAALQGDQTSEALQGDQTSEALQPLGNPFASWGGFGVQEVVVLGRDAAGSNTDTIFTLRVEGGRTQITQIPRDSYVNADGFGAMKINGLLAAGGPEAVERELTRLMDRPIRHHIVVKLDAISTLADLVGGIEVDVPKRLYYVDRSQGLVIDLQPGKQLLKGKELEGFLRWRNDGRGDFGRLERQQLALKALFERIKQPQNLIRLPALIAAASNELQTDLGPVELGGLITAIGSTDLDTQRLKATPFSRGGISYLDTEWPAKDSSGVEASEASSRRSQFLF, from the coding sequence ATGGCATCGCCATCCCCTGGTCAGCCTCCCCGGGATCGTGCGGTTTGGATCGCTGCGCTTGTGGGTCTTGCCGGCGGTCTGATGCTGTCGGTGCCGCTGACCCGCAGCCTGCAGGGCGATCAAACTCCGGCAGCACTGCAGGGCGATCAAACTTCGGAAGCACTGCAGGGCGATCAAACTTCGGAAGCACTGCAGCCATTGGGCAATCCCTTTGCAAGCTGGGGAGGCTTTGGGGTTCAGGAAGTGGTGGTGCTTGGCCGTGATGCCGCCGGCAGCAACACCGACACAATCTTCACGCTGCGGGTGGAGGGTGGCCGTACCCAGATCACCCAGATTCCTCGGGACAGTTATGTGAATGCCGACGGCTTTGGGGCGATGAAGATCAACGGTCTGCTGGCCGCTGGCGGACCGGAGGCGGTGGAGCGGGAACTCACGCGGCTGATGGATCGACCGATCCGCCACCACATCGTGGTGAAACTGGATGCGATCAGCACCCTGGCTGATCTTGTGGGTGGCATTGAGGTGGATGTACCCAAGCGCCTGTATTACGTCGACCGCAGCCAGGGATTGGTGATTGATCTGCAGCCTGGTAAGCAACTGCTGAAGGGCAAGGAGCTGGAGGGCTTCTTGCGCTGGCGCAATGATGGTCGCGGCGATTTCGGCCGGCTTGAGCGTCAGCAACTGGCCTTGAAGGCGTTGTTCGAGCGGATCAAGCAGCCGCAGAATCTGATCCGTTTACCGGCGTTGATTGCAGCGGCCAGCAATGAACTGCAGACCGATCTTGGGCCGGTGGAGCTGGGCGGATTGATCACGGCGATCGGCAGCACCGATCTGGACACACAGCGCCTGAAAGCGACGCCCTTCAGCCGTGGTGGTATTAGCTATCTCGATACGGAATGGCCAGCGAAAGACAGCAGCGGCGTGGAAGCCAGTGAAGCGAGCAGCCGCCGCTCTCAATTTTTGTTCTGA
- the psbP gene encoding photosystem II reaction center PsbP encodes MQPFRSLARLLSSLSLVFVLGACAAGPTAGLQSYQSPDGRFAFLYPTGWTQVQVSNGPRVVFHDLIHSDETVSLMVNKVDEQNDLVDLGSAVAVGERLRREVIATVGSGRTAELIEAGEREMNGRTFYDLEYAVHLPDRDRHELATVVVDRGRLYTLATSVNEERWEKVQDLCGRVVRSLNLLI; translated from the coding sequence ATGCAGCCGTTCCGTTCACTTGCCCGCCTGCTCTCCAGCCTGTCCCTGGTGTTCGTCTTGGGGGCCTGTGCAGCCGGACCAACCGCGGGCCTGCAGTCGTACCAGAGCCCTGATGGGCGCTTCGCCTTCCTCTATCCCACGGGCTGGACCCAGGTGCAGGTGAGCAACGGACCACGGGTTGTGTTTCACGACCTGATCCACAGCGATGAAACCGTGAGCCTGATGGTGAACAAGGTGGATGAGCAAAACGATCTCGTTGACCTCGGCAGTGCTGTGGCAGTGGGTGAGCGCCTGCGTCGGGAAGTGATCGCCACGGTTGGCAGCGGTCGCACGGCCGAATTGATTGAAGCCGGTGAGCGAGAGATGAATGGCCGCACCTTCTACGACCTCGAATACGCGGTGCATCTTCCCGATCGCGACCGCCACGAACTGGCAACGGTGGTGGTGGATCGCGGCCGGCTCTACACCCTCGCCACCAGCGTCAACGAAGAACGCTGGGAGAAGGTGCAGGACCTCTGCGGCCGGGTGGTGCGCTCGTTAAATCTGTTGATTTGA
- the recR gene encoding recombination mediator RecR: protein MSGFTRPLARLIDQFERLPGIGPRTAQRLALHLLNQPEEQIQQFADALLAARSQVGQCQRCFHLSADPLCEICRNPERSNGLICVVAESRDLLAMERTREFQGSYHVLGGLISPMDGVGPELLQITSLVKRLGPEAITEVILALTPSVEGDTPSLYLARLIKPFCSVSRIAYGLPMGSELEYADEVTLSRALEGRRPVD, encoded by the coding sequence CTGAGCGGCTTTACCAGACCGTTAGCTCGGCTGATCGATCAGTTCGAGCGTTTGCCTGGCATTGGACCACGCACAGCCCAGCGTCTGGCCCTGCATTTGCTCAATCAACCCGAGGAGCAGATACAACAGTTTGCTGATGCTCTGCTCGCCGCAAGAAGTCAGGTTGGCCAGTGCCAGCGCTGTTTTCACCTGTCCGCCGATCCCCTTTGTGAGATCTGCCGCAACCCCGAACGCAGCAATGGACTGATCTGTGTGGTGGCGGAGTCCCGCGATCTGCTGGCGATGGAACGCACCCGTGAATTTCAGGGCAGTTATCACGTTCTCGGTGGCTTGATCTCACCGATGGATGGTGTGGGCCCGGAGCTGCTCCAGATCACCTCACTGGTGAAACGGCTTGGTCCAGAAGCGATCACGGAGGTGATCCTGGCGCTCACACCAAGTGTCGAGGGAGATACCCCCAGCCTCTACCTGGCCCGGTTGATCAAGCCCTTCTGCTCCGTGAGCCGCATCGCCTATGGCTTGCCGATGGGCAGTGAACTGGAATACGCCGATGAAGTCACCCTGAGTCGTGCCCTGGAAGGGCGCAGGCCCGTCGACTGA
- a CDS encoding vanadium-dependent haloperoxidase — protein MSFALSYSSRRPRSGRKPRWGWKRPKPRPKQLWLEEQALLEQASVAQALPLEIDAVIPAVEELAAEVDVVVEDVEALIPDVGEIVPDVSELIPDVSELIPDVGELIPDFDEGLPDIEEGLPDVEEGFPDVVDELPDVDEGLPDVADEIPDVGDLIPDVGELIPDVGDLIPDVGELIPDVGELIPEPIEEPSHPLAEGSTLVVQWNELALQAIREDKPVPTVITRSLHLAHAAMYDAWAAFDDAAAGAYFNPRQTRRLGRRTPERMKLERAISMAAHSTLSELFPNHRDSFDQLLGELGLDDPQHPAARLGARVSRAVLHSRANDGANASGGYADTSGYQAKNAPDAEDLDPNYWTPLKVPNGSAVDDNGTPIATDDPSSYDVQAPLTPHWGGVTPFAIDSGEAFRPVAPPKFGDFTPYTDANGVVSTNDAAYRQQFTEVAELSAALTPEQKVIAEYWADGPNSSTPPGHWNEFAHDIALREEHDLEQDVKLFFALNNALFDTGIAVWDAKYSHDFVRPQTAIRYLFEDEEIEAWGGPNQGTQSIPGNSWQPYQDVTFVTPAFPEYTSGHSGFSFAAATVLEAFTGSDVLYDGVSTGVQDFDGDGEPDLIGRYTTDALAFEEYDGDPITLQWGTVWDAAAEAGRSRLYGGIHIQDGDLRAREMGQQVASQVWSETQELFTAEEGSALPSPRRPRRPRRNLRPNRHRQAQPAAELDQAIPVEPLGPEIAAEFDAPNDPILDASDELFAADSAVIL, from the coding sequence ATGAGCTTCGCGTTGTCTTACTCAAGCCGCAGGCCTCGTTCTGGTCGCAAACCGCGCTGGGGCTGGAAACGTCCGAAACCACGGCCAAAGCAACTTTGGCTCGAGGAGCAGGCGCTTCTTGAACAGGCGTCTGTTGCACAGGCCCTGCCGCTTGAAATCGATGCGGTGATTCCTGCTGTTGAAGAGCTGGCTGCAGAAGTTGATGTGGTTGTTGAAGATGTTGAGGCGTTGATTCCGGATGTAGGGGAAATAGTTCCCGATGTTTCTGAGCTCATTCCGGATGTTTCTGAACTGATTCCCGATGTTGGTGAATTGATCCCGGATTTTGATGAGGGTCTTCCAGACATAGAAGAAGGTCTTCCAGACGTTGAAGAAGGGTTTCCAGACGTCGTCGATGAGCTTCCGGATGTTGATGAGGGTCTCCCAGACGTTGCTGACGAGATTCCCGATGTTGGCGATCTGATCCCGGATGTTGGTGAACTGATTCCCGATGTTGGCGATCTGATCCCGGATGTTGGTGAACTGATTCCGGATGTTGGTGAGCTGATCCCTGAACCGATTGAGGAGCCCAGTCATCCTTTGGCTGAGGGATCCACGCTGGTGGTGCAGTGGAACGAACTGGCCTTGCAGGCCATCCGGGAGGACAAACCGGTTCCGACGGTGATCACGCGCTCGCTGCATCTGGCCCACGCCGCGATGTACGACGCCTGGGCAGCCTTTGATGATGCAGCCGCTGGTGCCTACTTCAACCCCCGCCAGACGCGACGCCTGGGGCGGCGCACTCCCGAGAGGATGAAGCTGGAAAGGGCCATCAGCATGGCTGCCCACAGCACCCTGTCTGAGCTGTTCCCCAATCACCGCGACAGCTTTGATCAACTGCTCGGTGAGCTTGGTCTTGATGATCCCCAGCACCCGGCAGCCCGTCTGGGGGCTCGCGTCAGCCGTGCTGTCCTGCATTCCCGCGCTAATGACGGTGCGAACGCTTCAGGTGGCTACGCCGACACCAGCGGCTACCAAGCCAAGAATGCTCCGGACGCTGAGGATCTCGATCCCAACTACTGGACGCCGCTGAAGGTTCCGAATGGCAGCGCCGTCGACGACAACGGCACTCCAATCGCTACCGACGATCCGTCCAGCTACGACGTGCAGGCCCCATTGACTCCCCACTGGGGCGGTGTGACGCCCTTTGCGATTGACAGCGGTGAAGCCTTCCGGCCCGTGGCTCCTCCCAAGTTTGGCGATTTCACGCCCTACACCGACGCCAATGGTGTGGTGAGCACGAACGATGCCGCCTATCGCCAGCAGTTCACGGAAGTGGCTGAGCTGAGTGCTGCGCTCACGCCGGAGCAGAAGGTGATTGCCGAGTACTGGGCCGATGGACCCAACAGCAGCACACCGCCGGGGCACTGGAATGAATTCGCCCACGACATCGCCTTGCGGGAAGAGCACGATCTCGAGCAGGACGTCAAGCTGTTTTTTGCTCTCAACAACGCCCTCTTCGATACGGGGATTGCGGTCTGGGATGCCAAGTACAGTCACGATTTCGTGCGTCCGCAGACGGCGATCCGCTACCTCTTCGAAGACGAGGAGATCGAGGCCTGGGGCGGTCCCAACCAGGGCACTCAATCCATCCCCGGCAACAGCTGGCAGCCCTATCAGGACGTCACCTTTGTGACGCCTGCTTTCCCGGAATACACCTCCGGGCATTCCGGTTTTTCCTTCGCGGCAGCCACGGTGCTGGAGGCCTTCACTGGCAGCGATGTGTTGTACGACGGTGTCAGCACCGGCGTTCAAGATTTCGATGGCGATGGTGAGCCCGATCTGATCGGCCGCTACACCACCGATGCGCTTGCCTTTGAGGAGTACGACGGCGACCCGATCACCCTGCAGTGGGGCACGGTTTGGGATGCTGCCGCCGAGGCCGGCCGCTCCAGGCTGTATGGCGGCATTCATATTCAGGATGGCGACCTGCGGGCCCGTGAGATGGGGCAGCAGGTGGCATCTCAGGTGTGGAGCGAAACCCAGGAGTTGTTCACGGCAGAGGAGGGATCAGCGTTGCCTAGCCCGCGTCGTCCGAGGCGTCCACGCCGCAACCTACGCCCCAATCGCCATCGTCAAGCTCAGCCTGCTGCAGAGCTGGATCAAGCCATACCCGTTGAACCTTTGGGGCCAGAGATTGCTGCTGAATTTGATGCACCGAATGATCCCATTCTTGACGCTTCAGATGAGCTTTTTGCGGCAGATTCTGCCGTCATACTTTGA
- a CDS encoding calcium-binding protein, whose translation MTTFSDLLSESIDSQSGSAAVSEVLPSVSEVLPSLSDMPKVVDTIPSTIEDIAEVISEVTDDVAEVDADDLAETVAEIEQSVASDLTSVGDSITLSQVQDLFETYFGSITEMLSGTEDIAESTPSELIATTLSDEGESELDDSFAGFSYEPRRGGGRGRGRSRGGRGGRRGSGGGCNRSGDSETADMSSLTMNPEIEITSDVSESLIDQSMIDGGSFDDGSIETPDTFEVSRADVSFENLISGARRRGREAVNGTGDDDLIGAGRGRDRLSGRAGADNFLFDEADGGCGRRQADVISDFDSEQGDRILLDSAAFEGDGVVSVAESRRDFQQLRNSGDCDFIYYQPRGGLYYNENGEESGFGEGGLLAAIKGAPELTAEQIALV comes from the coding sequence ATGACGACATTTTCCGATCTGCTGTCTGAGTCCATCGATTCACAATCGGGCTCAGCTGCTGTCAGTGAGGTTCTTCCATCCGTCAGTGAGGTCCTTCCATCTCTCAGTGACATGCCAAAGGTGGTCGACACAATTCCATCAACCATCGAAGACATCGCTGAAGTGATCAGTGAGGTCACTGACGATGTTGCTGAAGTTGATGCTGATGATCTCGCTGAAACGGTTGCTGAAATTGAACAATCAGTCGCCTCTGATCTCACCTCTGTCGGTGACAGCATCACCCTGTCCCAGGTCCAGGATCTGTTCGAAACCTATTTCGGCTCGATCACTGAGATGCTCTCGGGGACAGAGGATATCGCTGAATCCACTCCCAGTGAACTGATCGCCACCACGCTCTCCGACGAGGGCGAGAGCGAGCTTGATGATTCTTTCGCTGGTTTCAGTTATGAGCCGCGCCGCGGTGGTGGTCGCGGTCGGGGTCGGAGTCGCGGGGGCCGTGGCGGTCGCCGTGGATCTGGTGGAGGTTGCAATCGATCAGGTGATAGCGAAACCGCAGACATGTCGTCGCTAACGATGAATCCTGAGATCGAAATCACCAGTGATGTTTCTGAATCTTTGATTGATCAGAGCATGATTGATGGCGGTTCTTTCGATGATGGCAGCATCGAAACGCCCGACACATTTGAGGTGAGTCGCGCTGATGTTTCATTCGAGAATCTGATCAGCGGAGCCCGTCGTCGTGGACGTGAGGCTGTCAATGGCACCGGTGATGATGATCTGATTGGTGCTGGACGCGGTCGCGATCGATTGTCCGGACGTGCTGGAGCTGACAACTTCCTGTTCGATGAAGCGGATGGTGGCTGTGGTCGGCGTCAGGCGGATGTGATCAGCGACTTCGACAGCGAGCAAGGCGATCGCATCCTGCTAGACAGCGCTGCCTTTGAAGGGGATGGCGTCGTCAGTGTTGCTGAGAGCCGCCGCGACTTCCAACAGCTCCGTAACAGTGGCGATTGCGATTTCATCTACTACCAGCCCCGGGGAGGCCTCTACTACAACGAGAATGGAGAGGAGAGCGGCTTCGGTGAAGGAGGCCTGCTTGCCGCGATCAAAGGTGCTCCGGAACTCACCGCCGAGCAGATCGCCCTGGTCTGA
- a CDS encoding calcium-binding protein, translating into MPSFFDLLSQSSYEKAESSSTTDITIEQQNIVESISNELIAEGLPTDIAGDVLAMVGGFGFQPMRGRAGRGLSGRGRGGRGRGHGGRGYGGGGYGYSEPDSVFEEVDVTDEVVDEFDPVVEEFEVVDALDDEGDVLDTTDEIAEAVSDYAGDEFELDPDDVAEVFNDIDQEAVSDITSGSNSLTLSQVQQLFEMYFNTIINSETTNTTNTYIDNTDNSVNTINVDNSVNNTIDNSNNSVNDSYNSVIDNSVNNVNTFEVNRTVVSFENVISGERSRGRESVRGTRDDDLIAAGSGRDRLSGRGGADDFLFDQADGGCGRRHADVIRDFDADQGDRILLDSVAFEGDGVVSVADSRREFQQLRNRGDCDFIYYQPKGGLYYNENGDGRGFGEGGLLAALKGSPELSAEQIALV; encoded by the coding sequence ATGCCTTCTTTCTTTGATCTGCTATCACAAAGCAGCTATGAAAAAGCAGAGTCCAGCAGCACAACAGACATCACGATCGAGCAGCAGAACATTGTTGAATCAATCTCCAACGAATTGATCGCCGAAGGTCTGCCCACTGATATTGCCGGTGATGTTTTGGCGATGGTCGGAGGATTTGGTTTTCAGCCGATGCGTGGACGTGCTGGTCGCGGACTTAGTGGTCGCGGACGCGGTGGACGGGGCCGCGGTCATGGTGGACGCGGTTATGGCGGTGGGGGGTATGGCTATTCAGAGCCTGATTCCGTGTTCGAGGAGGTTGATGTTACTGATGAAGTCGTTGACGAGTTTGACCCTGTTGTTGAAGAGTTCGAGGTTGTTGATGCTCTGGATGATGAGGGCGACGTCTTGGACACAACAGATGAGATCGCAGAAGCAGTTAGCGATTATGCCGGTGATGAATTTGAACTTGATCCCGATGATGTCGCTGAGGTGTTCAATGACATCGATCAGGAAGCTGTTTCTGATATCACCTCCGGCTCCAACTCGTTGACGCTGTCCCAGGTGCAGCAGCTCTTTGAAATGTATTTCAATACAATTATCAATAGCGAGACAACGAACACGACGAATACTTATATTGACAATACTGATAACAGCGTCAATACGATCAACGTTGACAATAGCGTCAACAATACAATTGACAACTCAAATAATAGCGTTAATGATTCCTACAATTCTGTCATCGATAATAGTGTCAACAACGTCAACACGTTTGAGGTGAATCGCACGGTGGTCTCGTTTGAGAATGTGATCAGCGGTGAACGTTCCCGTGGGCGCGAGTCGGTGCGCGGGACGCGGGACGATGATCTGATTGCGGCCGGTTCAGGCCGTGATCGTCTGTCTGGTCGTGGTGGTGCTGACGACTTTCTGTTTGATCAGGCAGATGGTGGATGTGGTCGACGTCATGCCGATGTGATTCGCGACTTTGATGCTGATCAGGGTGATCGAATCCTGCTCGATAGTGTTGCCTTTGAGGGTGATGGTGTTGTCAGTGTTGCGGACAGCCGTCGTGAGTTTCAGCAACTCCGTAACAGAGGTGATTGCGACTTCATTTACTACCAGCCCAAGGGGGGGCTCTATTACAACGAGAATGGTGATGGTCGTGGTTTCGGTGAGGGCGGACTTCTGGCCGCACTGAAAGGTTCTCCAGAGCTCAGCGCAGAACAAATCGCCCTGGTCTGA
- a CDS encoding LuxR C-terminal-related transcriptional regulator codes for MTPLTNRENDVLRLICDGLSNREIGLSLHIAETTARDHVHSVIRKMNARNRTACAVEGIRRQLVS; via the coding sequence GTGACTCCGCTGACGAACCGTGAAAACGACGTGCTTCGTTTGATCTGCGATGGTCTTTCGAATCGTGAAATCGGCTTGTCCCTTCACATCGCTGAAACCACCGCCCGCGATCACGTTCATTCGGTTATTCGCAAGATGAATGCCCGGAACCGCACAGCCTGCGCTGTGGAGGGCATTCGCAGGCAGCTGGTGAGCTGA
- the lipA gene encoding lipoyl synthase, whose amino-acid sequence MSKYSAIAPAERLPEWLRRPIGKASDLEAVQAQVKQNRLHTICEEGRCPNRGECYAAGTATFLLGGSICTRSCAFCQVEKGRAPMPLDQAEAERVADAVASLGLRYVVLTAVARDDLADHGAALFTSTMASIRQRNPLIGIEVLTPDFWGGFADEQRAVRAQRERLSTVLSAQPACFNHNLETVQRLQGEVRRGATYQRSLGLLASARELAPSIPTKSGLMLGLGETHEEVIAAMRDLRAADCQRLTLGQYLRPSLAHIPVARYWTPEEFDALAVVARELGFAQVRSGPLVRSSYHAAD is encoded by the coding sequence ATGAGCAAATACAGCGCCATCGCTCCAGCGGAGCGTCTGCCGGAATGGTTGAGACGTCCGATCGGTAAGGCTTCAGACCTTGAGGCGGTTCAGGCCCAGGTGAAGCAGAACCGTTTGCACACGATCTGCGAAGAGGGCCGCTGCCCGAATCGCGGTGAGTGTTATGCCGCGGGCACGGCGACCTTCCTGTTGGGCGGCTCGATTTGCACCCGTAGCTGTGCCTTCTGCCAAGTGGAGAAGGGTAGGGCTCCGATGCCGCTGGATCAAGCAGAGGCTGAGCGGGTTGCTGATGCCGTGGCGTCGCTCGGTCTGCGTTATGTGGTGCTCACCGCCGTTGCCCGCGATGACCTGGCGGATCATGGCGCTGCGCTGTTCACCTCCACGATGGCGTCCATTCGCCAGCGCAATCCGCTGATTGGCATCGAGGTGCTCACGCCGGACTTCTGGGGTGGATTCGCCGATGAGCAACGAGCGGTGCGGGCACAACGAGAGCGTTTGTCAACGGTGCTGTCAGCTCAGCCCGCCTGCTTCAACCACAACCTGGAAACCGTCCAGCGTCTTCAGGGTGAGGTGCGCCGTGGGGCGACGTATCAACGATCTCTGGGCTTGCTTGCTTCCGCCAGGGAGCTGGCGCCCTCGATTCCAACCAAGTCTGGCTTGATGCTTGGGCTTGGGGAAACCCACGAGGAAGTGATTGCGGCGATGCGGGATCTGCGTGCGGCTGATTGCCAACGCCTCACCCTGGGTCAGTACCTGCGCCCATCACTGGCTCACATCCCAGTAGCCCGCTACTGGACGCCAGAGGAGTTTGATGCCCTGGCTGTGGTTGCCAGGGAACTTGGTTTCGCTCAGGTGCGCAGTGGTCCGCTGGTGCGCAGCAGCTATCACGCAGCCGATTGA